Proteins encoded in a region of the Coffea eugenioides isolate CCC68of chromosome 4, Ceug_1.0, whole genome shotgun sequence genome:
- the LOC113767589 gene encoding phosphomethylethanolamine N-methyltransferase-like — protein sequence MAAVEGQEREVQKSYWIEHTTDLTVEAMMLDSMAADLDKEERPEVLSLLPPYEGKSVLELGAGIGRFTGELAKKAGQIVALDFIEGAIKKNESINGNLKNTKFICADVTSPELYFSAESMDLIFSNWLLMYLSDEEVVALAKKMVGWLKVGGHIFFRESCFHQSGDHKRKKNPTHYREPRFYTKVFKECHFNDGSGNSFELALVCCKCIGAYVRNKKNQNQICWMWKKVRSEDDRGFQRFLDNVQYKSSGILRYERVFGPGFVSTGGIDTTREFVGKLDLRPGQKVLDVGCGIGGGDFYMAEKYDVHVVGIDLSINMVSLALERAIGLRYSVEFEVADCTKKTYPDGSFDVIYSRDTILHIQDKPALFKSFYKWLKPGGTVLISDYCKRAGPPSDDFVKYIKQRGYDLHDVEAYGQMLKDAGFDEVIAEDRTHQFINVLQKELELVEKDREAFICDFSEEDYNDIVGGWKAKLLRSSSGEQRWGLFIAKKN from the exons ATGGCAGCTGTTGAAG GACAAGAGCGCGAGGTGCAGAAGAGTTACTGGATTGAGCACACTACTGATCTCACTGTAGAGGCAATGATGCTTGATTCCATGGCTGCTGATCTTGACAAAGAAGAGCGCCCTGAG GTGCTATCGCTATTACCACCATACGAAGGAAAATCAGTTCTGGAGCTAGGAGCTGGAATTGGCCGTTTCACTGGTGAATTAGCAAAAAAAGCTGGTCAAATTGTTGCTTTAGATTTCATTGAAGGTGCAATAAAGAAG AATGAAAGCATTAATGGGAATCTTAAGAACACCAAGTTTATTTGTGCTGATGTGACGTCCCCAGAGTTGTACTTCTCAGCAGAGTCGATGGACTTAATTTTTTCAAACTGGCTATTGATGTATCTCTCTGATGAAGAG GTTGTGGCACTAGCAAAGAAGATGGTTGGATGGCTGAAAGTTGGTGGGCACATTTTCTTTAGAGAGTCATGTTTCCACCAATCTGGAGATCACAAAAGGAAGAAGAACCCAACTCATTATCGTGAGCCCAGATTTTATACCAAG GTTTTTAAAGAATGTCACTTCAATGATGGCTCTGGGAATTCTTTTGAACTTGCTCTTGTTTGCTGCAAATGCATTGGAGCTTATGTaaggaacaaaaaaaatcagaacCAG ATATGCTGGATGTGGAAGAAGGTACGTTCAGAGGATGATAGGGGATTTCAGCGTTTCTTGGACAATGTGCAATATAAGTCTAGTGGGATTCTCCGCTATGAACGTGTCTTTGGACCAGGATTTGTCAGCACTGGAGGGATTG ACACAACAAGAGAATTTGTTGGCAAACTGGATCTTCGACCTGGACAAAAAGTTCTGGATGTTGGTTGTGGTATTGGTGGAGGTGACTTTTACATGGCTGAAAAGTATGATGTTCATGTTGTTGGCATTGATCTCTCAATCAACATGGTTTCTCTTGCTCTGGAACGCGCTATTGGCCTCAGATATTCTGTTGAATTTGAGGTTGCTGATTGCACCAAGAAAACATATCCTGACGGCTCATTTGATGTTATTTACAGCAGGGATACTATTCTGCACATTCAG GACAAACCTGCACTCTTCAAATCCTTTTACAAATGGCTGAAGCCTGGAGGCACTGTCCTAATTAGTGACTACTGCAAAAGAGCTGGACCTCCTTCAGATGACTTTGTCAAGTATATCAAGCAAAGAGGCTATGATCTGCATGACGTGGAAGCATATGGCCAG ATGCTAAAAGATGCTGGTTTTGATGAGGTCATTGCTGAGGATCGAACTCATCAG TTCATAAATGTTCTTCAGAAGGAACTAGAATTGGTGGAGAAGGATAGAGAAGCATTCATCTGTGACTTTTCTGAA GAAGACTACAATGATATAGTTGGTGGTTGGAAGGCCAAGTTACTCAGGAGTTCATCTGGTGAGCAGAGGTGGGGTTTGTTCATTGCCAAGAAGAATTAG
- the LOC113767590 gene encoding uncharacterized protein LOC113767590 isoform X1 → MPYFSTWRASRDTAAAATISCYLNSYGIRKISHLKVYSYSDPSSSSSNPSSSSSSSSSVRSCSAASRKILAERSSRSGRNFDGAFSIIETETCKVETKTKSNESSKGPSKIKANKSSIRRRPLWRKLLFGSKKFRSIILLNVVSVVYASNILVVKETEAFMDPAAFSAVRFAVSAIPFLPFVFRARNDAQTRKAGMELGLWISLGYLIEALGLLTAEAGRASFLSLFTVIVVPLLESMLGTIVPARTWFGILMSVVGLGLLECSGSPPNVGDLLNFLSAIFFGIHTLRTEHISRSTRKENFLALLGYEVSVVALLSAIWCLIGGSFDGFQYTENVSWTWALVWDWMVTFPWIPTLYTGVFSTGLCLWAEMAAMRDVSATETAVIYGLEPIWGAGFAWFLLGERWGTAGWIGAALILGGSLSVQMYEYFPNEFRKVGKNDEKLNLLTIPDNQEKRNTNLSASPVVVRSKDVIDVLKK, encoded by the exons ATGCCATACTTCTCAACTTGGAGGGCCTCAAGAGATACTGCTGCGGCGGCGACAATATCCTGCTACTTGAATTCTTATGGAATCAGAAAAATTTCCCATCTCAAGGTTTATTCATATTCTGatccctcttcttcttcttctaacccctcctcctcctcctcttcttcttcttctgtaCGCAGTTGTTCAGCTGCTTCAAGGAAAATTTTGGCAGAAAGATCCTCAAGGAGTGGAAGAAACTTCGATGGGGCTTTCTCAATTATTGAAACTGAAACTTGTAAGGTAGAAACCAAGACTAAATCTAATGAGAGCTCAAAGGGTCCTTCAAAAATCAAGGCCAACAAATCTTCAATCAGAAGGAGGCCTCTCTGGAGGAAACTTCTATTTGGATCGAAGAAGTTCAGGAGTATAATCTTGCTTAATGTTGTGAGTGTTGTCTATG CAAGCAACATTCTAGTTGTAAAAGAGACTGAAGCTTTCATGGATCCAGCAGCCTTCTCTGCAGTGCGGTTTGCTGTATCAGCCATCCCATTCTTGCCTTTTGTCTTTCGGGCAAGAAATGATGCTCAAACCCGTAAAGCAGGTATGGAACTGGGACTGTGGATCAGTTTAGGCTACCTGATTGAGGCGCTTGGCCTACTCACTGCTGAAGCAGGACGTGCTtcatttctctctcttttcacG GTTATCGTGGTTCCGTTGCTCGAAAGCATGTTGGGAACAATAGTACCAGCTCGCACCTGGTTTGGAATTCTCATGTCAGTCGTAGGCCTTGGTTTGCTGGAATGTAGTGGATCTCCTCCTAAT GTTGGAGATCTCCTCAACTTTCTAAGTGCCATATTTTTTGGAATTCACACACTCCGAACAGAACACATATCAAGAAGCACAAGAAAAGAGAACTTCTTGGCACTTCTTGGATATGAG GTATCTGTTGTTGCCCTTCTATCTGCAATCTGGTGTCTGATTGGGGGAAGTTTTGATGGTTTTCAATACACTGAGAACGTATCCTGGACATGGGCTCTGGTCTGGGATTGGATGGTTACATTTCCATGGATACCAACGCTTTACACCGGTGTATTTTCAACAGGACTATGTTTATGGGCTGAG ATGGCTGCCATGCGTGATGTATCAGCAACAGAAACGGCAGTAATTTATGGTTTGGAGCCAATATGGGGGGCTGGATTCGCATGGTTTCTCCTGGGTGAAAGATGGGGTACTGCTGGTTGGATAGGGGCTGCTCTCATTCTCG GTGGAAGCTTAAGTGTGCAGATGTATGAATACTTTCCCAATGAATTCAGGAAGGTTGGGAAGAATGATGAGAAACTCAATTTGCTGACAATTCCAGACaaccaagagaaaagaaacaCTAACCTCTCTGCATCTCCGGTGGTTGTTAGATCGAAGGATGTAATCGATGTACTAAAGAAATAA
- the LOC113767590 gene encoding uncharacterized protein LOC113767590 isoform X2 has translation MESEKFPISSCSAASRKILAERSSRSGRNFDGAFSIIETETCKVETKTKSNESSKGPSKIKANKSSIRRRPLWRKLLFGSKKFRSIILLNVVSVVYASNILVVKETEAFMDPAAFSAVRFAVSAIPFLPFVFRARNDAQTRKAGMELGLWISLGYLIEALGLLTAEAGRASFLSLFTVIVVPLLESMLGTIVPARTWFGILMSVVGLGLLECSGSPPNVGDLLNFLSAIFFGIHTLRTEHISRSTRKENFLALLGYEVSVVALLSAIWCLIGGSFDGFQYTENVSWTWALVWDWMVTFPWIPTLYTGVFSTGLCLWAEMAAMRDVSATETAVIYGLEPIWGAGFAWFLLGERWGTAGWIGAALILGGSLSVQMYEYFPNEFRKVGKNDEKLNLLTIPDNQEKRNTNLSASPVVVRSKDVIDVLKK, from the exons ATGGAATCAGAAAAATTTCCCATCTCAAG TTGTTCAGCTGCTTCAAGGAAAATTTTGGCAGAAAGATCCTCAAGGAGTGGAAGAAACTTCGATGGGGCTTTCTCAATTATTGAAACTGAAACTTGTAAGGTAGAAACCAAGACTAAATCTAATGAGAGCTCAAAGGGTCCTTCAAAAATCAAGGCCAACAAATCTTCAATCAGAAGGAGGCCTCTCTGGAGGAAACTTCTATTTGGATCGAAGAAGTTCAGGAGTATAATCTTGCTTAATGTTGTGAGTGTTGTCTATG CAAGCAACATTCTAGTTGTAAAAGAGACTGAAGCTTTCATGGATCCAGCAGCCTTCTCTGCAGTGCGGTTTGCTGTATCAGCCATCCCATTCTTGCCTTTTGTCTTTCGGGCAAGAAATGATGCTCAAACCCGTAAAGCAGGTATGGAACTGGGACTGTGGATCAGTTTAGGCTACCTGATTGAGGCGCTTGGCCTACTCACTGCTGAAGCAGGACGTGCTtcatttctctctcttttcacG GTTATCGTGGTTCCGTTGCTCGAAAGCATGTTGGGAACAATAGTACCAGCTCGCACCTGGTTTGGAATTCTCATGTCAGTCGTAGGCCTTGGTTTGCTGGAATGTAGTGGATCTCCTCCTAAT GTTGGAGATCTCCTCAACTTTCTAAGTGCCATATTTTTTGGAATTCACACACTCCGAACAGAACACATATCAAGAAGCACAAGAAAAGAGAACTTCTTGGCACTTCTTGGATATGAG GTATCTGTTGTTGCCCTTCTATCTGCAATCTGGTGTCTGATTGGGGGAAGTTTTGATGGTTTTCAATACACTGAGAACGTATCCTGGACATGGGCTCTGGTCTGGGATTGGATGGTTACATTTCCATGGATACCAACGCTTTACACCGGTGTATTTTCAACAGGACTATGTTTATGGGCTGAG ATGGCTGCCATGCGTGATGTATCAGCAACAGAAACGGCAGTAATTTATGGTTTGGAGCCAATATGGGGGGCTGGATTCGCATGGTTTCTCCTGGGTGAAAGATGGGGTACTGCTGGTTGGATAGGGGCTGCTCTCATTCTCG GTGGAAGCTTAAGTGTGCAGATGTATGAATACTTTCCCAATGAATTCAGGAAGGTTGGGAAGAATGATGAGAAACTCAATTTGCTGACAATTCCAGACaaccaagagaaaagaaacaCTAACCTCTCTGCATCTCCGGTGGTTGTTAGATCGAAGGATGTAATCGATGTACTAAAGAAATAA
- the LOC113767590 gene encoding uncharacterized protein LOC113767590 isoform X3 has protein sequence MPYFSTWRASRDTAAAATISCYLNSYGIRKISHLKVYSYSDPSSSSSNPSSSSSSSSSVRSCSAASRKILAERSSRSGRNFDGAFSIIETETCKVETKTKSNESSKGPSKIKANKSSIRRRPLWRKLLFGSKKFRSIILLNVVSVVYASNILVVKETEAFMDPAAFSAVRFAVSAIPFLPFVFRARNDAQTRKAGMELGLWISLGYLIEALGLLTAEAGRASFLSLFTVIVVPLLESMLGTIVPARTWFGILMSVVGLGLLECSGSPPNVGDLLNFLSAIFFGIHTLRTEHISRSTRKENFLALLGYEVSVVALLSAIWCLIGGSFDGFQYTENVSWTWALVWDWMVTFPWIPTLYTGVFSTGLCLWAEMAAMRDVSATETAVIYGLEPIWGAGFAWFLLGERWGTAGWIGAALILG, from the exons ATGCCATACTTCTCAACTTGGAGGGCCTCAAGAGATACTGCTGCGGCGGCGACAATATCCTGCTACTTGAATTCTTATGGAATCAGAAAAATTTCCCATCTCAAGGTTTATTCATATTCTGatccctcttcttcttcttctaacccctcctcctcctcctcttcttcttcttctgtaCGCAGTTGTTCAGCTGCTTCAAGGAAAATTTTGGCAGAAAGATCCTCAAGGAGTGGAAGAAACTTCGATGGGGCTTTCTCAATTATTGAAACTGAAACTTGTAAGGTAGAAACCAAGACTAAATCTAATGAGAGCTCAAAGGGTCCTTCAAAAATCAAGGCCAACAAATCTTCAATCAGAAGGAGGCCTCTCTGGAGGAAACTTCTATTTGGATCGAAGAAGTTCAGGAGTATAATCTTGCTTAATGTTGTGAGTGTTGTCTATG CAAGCAACATTCTAGTTGTAAAAGAGACTGAAGCTTTCATGGATCCAGCAGCCTTCTCTGCAGTGCGGTTTGCTGTATCAGCCATCCCATTCTTGCCTTTTGTCTTTCGGGCAAGAAATGATGCTCAAACCCGTAAAGCAGGTATGGAACTGGGACTGTGGATCAGTTTAGGCTACCTGATTGAGGCGCTTGGCCTACTCACTGCTGAAGCAGGACGTGCTtcatttctctctcttttcacG GTTATCGTGGTTCCGTTGCTCGAAAGCATGTTGGGAACAATAGTACCAGCTCGCACCTGGTTTGGAATTCTCATGTCAGTCGTAGGCCTTGGTTTGCTGGAATGTAGTGGATCTCCTCCTAAT GTTGGAGATCTCCTCAACTTTCTAAGTGCCATATTTTTTGGAATTCACACACTCCGAACAGAACACATATCAAGAAGCACAAGAAAAGAGAACTTCTTGGCACTTCTTGGATATGAG GTATCTGTTGTTGCCCTTCTATCTGCAATCTGGTGTCTGATTGGGGGAAGTTTTGATGGTTTTCAATACACTGAGAACGTATCCTGGACATGGGCTCTGGTCTGGGATTGGATGGTTACATTTCCATGGATACCAACGCTTTACACCGGTGTATTTTCAACAGGACTATGTTTATGGGCTGAG ATGGCTGCCATGCGTGATGTATCAGCAACAGAAACGGCAGTAATTTATGGTTTGGAGCCAATATGGGGGGCTGGATTCGCATGGTTTCTCCTGGGTGAAAGATGGGGTACTGCTGGTTGGATAGGGGCTGCTCTCATTCTCG GATGA
- the LOC113768140 gene encoding tubulin beta chain-like, with product MREILHIQGGQCGNQIGSKFWEVVCDEHGIDPTGRCNGSSVLQLDRVNVYFNEASGGRYVPRAVLMDLEPGTMNSIRTGPYGQIFRPDNFIFGQSGAGNNWAKGHYTEGAELIDSVLDVVRKEAENCDCLQGFEVCHSLGGGTGSGMGTLLISKIREEYPDRMMLTFSVFPSPKVSDTVVEPYNATLSVHQLVENADECMVLDNEALYDICFRTLKLSTPSFGDLNHLISATMSGVTCCLRFPGQLNSDLRKLAVNLIPFPRLHFFMVGFAPLTSRGSQQYRALTVPELTQQMWDAKNMMCAADPRHGRYLTASAMFRGKMSTKEVDEQLINVQNKNSSYFVEWIPNNVKSSVCDIPPKGLTMASTFIGNSTSIQEMFRRVSEQFTAMFRRKAFLHWYTGEGMDEMEFTEAESNMNDLVAEYQQYQDATADEDAEYEDEEEAGAEN from the exons ATGCGTGAAATTCTTCACATTCAAGGAGGGCAATGTGGGAATCAAATTGGATCAAAATTCTGGGAAGTGGTGTGTGATGAACATGGGATTGATCCAACTGGGAGGTGCAATGGAAGTTCTGTCCTTCAATTGGACAGGGTAAATGTGTATTTCAATGAAGCAAGTGGTGGGAGATATGTGCCAAGGGCTGTCCTCATGGATCTTGAACCTGGGACTATGAACAGCATAAGGACTGGTCCCTATGGCCAAATTTTTAGGCCTGATAACTTTATTTTTGGTCAGTCTGGTGCTGGAAACAATTGGGCTAAGGGTCACTACACTGAGGGTGCTGAGCTTATTGATTCAGTCCTTGATGTTGTCAGGAAGGAAGCCGAAAACTGTGATTGCTTGCAAG GCTTTGAAGTATGTCACTCTCTTGGAGGTGGAACTGGGTCCGGAATGGGAACTCTGCTGATTTCCAAGATCAGGGAAGAGTATCCAGATAGAATGATGCTTACTTTCTCAGTCTTCCCTTCTCCAAAGGTATCTGACACTGTTGTGGAGCCTTATAATGCCACACTTTCTGTTCATCAGCTGGTGGAGAATGCTGATGAATGCATGGTCCTTGATAATGAGGCGCTCTATGACATCTGCTTCAGGACCCTTAAGCTTAGCACCCCAAGCT TTGGGGACCTGAATCATCTGATTTCAGCAACAATGAGTGGTGTGACCTGTTGCCTGAGGTTTCCTGGTCAGCTGAACTCGGACCTGAGAAAGTTAGCAGTGAATTTGATCCCATTTCCGCGACTTCACTTCTTCATGGTGGGATTTGCACCTCTTACATCAAGAGGATCACAGCAATATCGTGCACTTACTGTCCCCGAGCTAACACAGCAGATGTGGGATGCCAAGAACATGATGTGTGCTGCTGATCCGCGCCATGGCCGGTACCTCACTGCCTCAGCAATGTTTAGGGGCAAAATGAGCACAAAAGAAGTTGATGAGCAGCTGATCAATGTGCAGAACAAGAACTCGTCCTATTTTGTTGAATGGATCCCAAACAATGTAAAATCTAGCGTTTGTGATATTCCACCTAAAGGCCTTACCATGGCTTCCACATTCATTGGGAATTCAACTTCAATCCAGGAGATGTTTAGGAGAGTGAGTGAGCAGTTCACTGCAATGTTTAGGAGGAAGGCCTTTTTGCACTGGTACACTGGAGAGGGAATGGATGAGATGGAATTTACCGAAGCAGAGAGCAATATGAATGATCTTGTTGCTGAGTATCAGCAGTACCAAGATGCGACTGCTGACGAGGATGCTGAGTACGAAGATGAGGAGGAGGCGGGCGCCGAAAACTGA
- the LOC113768485 gene encoding WUSCHEL-related homeobox 1: MWMMGYNDGGDSFSGRKLRSIVPRPAAVINPSCLGRIHGTDLLSFNHHLAGLTEQSKRDFGPQQVVVSSRWNPTPEQLQTLEELYRRGTRTPSAEEIQHITAQLRRYGKIEGKNVFYWFQNHKARERQKRRRQLESTSDEQDHNNNDGNVENTERKESAGANGTGIEVERTKNWASSTNCSTLAEKTVSIQRTAKAAIPERRAADGWVQFEEAELQQRKSLDERNATWQVMQFSCCSSSSSPPTNNNLINRTPCAATIPPTSLRNMDPKHIMKTREDLNIFITPYTENFETHLVSASSNIVVREANGHDGQSQTLQLFPLRSNDDGYDQEVAEKQSDESAAEMNSFTSTPYKFFEFLPLKN; the protein is encoded by the exons ATGTGGATGATGGGATATAATGATGGGGGAGATTCCTTCAGCGGCAGGAAACTCCGGAGCATCGTGCCAAGGCCAGCTGCAGTCATAAACCCTTCATGTTTAGGCCGTATCCACGGCACTGATCTTCTTTCTTTCAATCACCATCTTG CTGGTTTGACTGAACAAAGTAAGAGAGACTTCGGCCCACAACAAGTTGTGGTGAGCTCAAGATGGAATCCCACCCCGGAACAGTTACAAACCCTAGAGGAACTATATCGAAGGGGAACTCGAACGCCTTCAGCTGAGGAAATTCAACACATCACAGCACAGCTTCGTAGATACGGGAAAATTGAAGGGAAGAACGTGTTCTATTGGTTTCAAAATCACAAGGCAAGAGAGAGACAAAAACGCCGTCGTCAACTTGAATCTACCTCTGATGAGCAAGACCACAACAATAATGATGGTAATGTTGAGAACacagaaagaaaagaatcagcTG GGGCAAATGGGACAGGTATAGAAGTTGAACGGACCAAGAACTGGGCATCCTCTACGAACTGCAGTACTCTTGCAGAG AAAACTGTTTCAATACAAAGGACAGCAAAAGCAGCAATTCCAGAACGTAGAGCAGCAGATGGATGGGTACAGTTCGAGGAGGCAGAATTACAGCAAAGAAAAAGCCTTGACGAAAGAAATGCCACGTGGCAAGTGATGCAATTCTCTTGTtgttcttcatcttcatcacctCCCACCAACAACAACCTCATAAACCGCACTCCTTGTGCTGCAACTATTCCACCAACTTCTTTAAGAAATATGGACCCAAAGCACATAATGAAGACTCGTGAGGATCTTAACATCTTCATTACTCCCTATACAGAAAATTTTGAGACCCATTTGGTCAGTGCCAGCTCTAATATAGTTGTCCGCGAGGCAAATGGCCATGATGGCCAATCTCAAACCCTCCAACTTTTTCCTCTGCGAAGTAACGATGATGGCTATGATCAAGAAGTTGCTGAGAAGCAATCGGACGAATCAGCTGCAGAAATGAATTCTTTCACAAGTACTCCTTACAAGTTTTTCGAGTTCCTTCCATTGAAGAACTAA